The Cloeon dipterum chromosome X, ieCloDipt1.1, whole genome shotgun sequence genome includes a window with the following:
- the LOC135947497 gene encoding transmembrane protease serine 9-like, with protein MAGRLLLILFGTSSILIFVRAAILDFDLLLDHPEDSSLDYALVSADNRSRDGKRTPYGGHGSYGSYGGGYQRYRPYYPRPHYTTESPTPPPPPLECGTGPFDGGAPLTCMLRTECIAQGGRLGEPCGKGFSRGFCCQYPNVIPCGQTTSLVHSIIRNPDYPDSTSNPIVCVVGIVPRPEACGIRIEFMDAKMGPTRDGYCYQDMLTVAGGGSVESNGFNTQICGLAKGYATMIPVNQTSDMVQIVIFGQSRDIMWNINVTQVHCGSLYLPFNDLCGVRNSPVAHNARSLKTFPSTPRNMSAKVITEKAEPTPVVVEKVKPAPKLAAKGVEDRWSNTTIAEAKILGGAAVGGIQYPWMAAIFYDGSHICSGTIIARQWVMTAAHCVTFYAADNLFPVKRIRVWLGAYDLTLTPRQEIRRVIRRVDRAYIHNEFEGNNYDVAILKLNETLIYNAAIRPVCFPEDIDQTYATWTGIIAGWGTNGGAAKSNVLLAGNVPIWRNTACVTAWSAQSVEIKDSMICAGDGSVAQCTGDSGGPLIAADEDGLYSFLGISSFSAPPACGNPDFPDVYMRTSSFLSWIALVLALPAPPDEFESPYGPYDP; from the exons ATGGCCGGTCGTTTGTTGCTCATTCTCTTTGGCACCAg TTCGATCCTAATTTTTGTGAGAGCAGCAATCCTAGATTTTGATCTCTTGCTTGACCACCCTGAAGATAGTAGTTTAGATTATGCGTTAGTAAGCGCAGACAATCGAAGCAGAGACGGGAAAAGGACGCCCTACGGTGGACACGGAAGCTATGGTAGCTACGGAGGAG GGTATCAAAGGTATCGGCCGTACTATCCGCGTCCGCACTACACGACAGAGTCGCCgacgccgccaccaccaccctTGGAGTGCGGCACTGGACCCTTTGACGGAGGTGCACCACTCACCTGCATGCTCAGGACGGAGTGTATTGCTCAGGGTGGCAGACTCGGCGAGCCGTGCGGAAAAGGTTTCAGCCGAGGATTTTGCTGCCAAT ACCCGAACGTCATTCCCTGCGGACAGACAACCTCTTTGGTCCACTCCATCATACGCAACCCTGACTACCCTGACTCGACTTCTAACCCCATCGTTTGTGTCGTTGGGATAGTCCCCAGACCGGAGGCATGTGGCATTAG GATCGAGTTTATGGATGCAAAAATGGGGCCGACAAGAGATGGCTATTGCTACCAAGACATGCTGACGGTCGCGGGTGGCGGATCAGTCGAGTCCAACGGTTTCAATACTCAAATCTGCGGTTTGGCCAAGGGATACGCAA CTATGATTCCGGTGAACCAAACGAGTGACATGGTCCAGATCGTCATTTTCGGCCAGAGCAGGGATATTATGTGGAACATAAACGTCACTCAAGTGCACTGCGGATCACTTTATCTTCCAT TCAACGATCTGTGCGGCGTGCGAAATAGTCCCGTCGCCCACAACGCAAGGAGTTTGAAAACTTTCCCGAGCACACCGCGAAATATGTCTGCTAAGGTGATCACAGAAAAGGCCGAGCCTACTCCGGTAGTGGTGGAAAAGGTCAAACCAGCACCTAAGTTGGCGGCCAAGGGCGTCGAGGATAGGTGGAGCAATACCACCATCGCCGAAGCCAAAATCCTCGGGGGAGCAGCGGTCGGTGGCATCCAATATCCGTGGATGGCGGCAATTTTCTATGACGGAAGCCACATTTGCAGCGGGACTATAATTGCCAGGCAGTGGGTGATGACGGCGGCCCACTGCGTCACCTTTTA CGCTGCGGACAACCTTTTCCCGGTCAAACGGATCCGCGTTTGGTTGGGTGCCTACGACCTCACCCTGACGCCGCGTCAAGAAATCAGGAGAGTTATCAGGAGAGTGGACCGCGCGTACATCCATAACGAGTTCGAGGGCAACAATTACGACGTGGCCATCCTAAAGCTCAACGAGACCCTGATTTACAACGCGGCGATTAGGCCAGTCTGTTTCCCTGAAGACATAG ATCAAACTTACGCTACTTGGACTGGCATCATCGCCGGCTGGGGCACGAATGGCGGCGCCGCCAAGAGCAACGTCCTATTGGCGGGCAACGTGCCCATCTGGCGAAACACGGCTTGCGTGACCGCATGGAGTGCTCagagtgtggaaataaagGACAGTATGATCTGCGCGGGCGACGGCTCGGTGGCCCAGTGCACG GGTGACAGTGGCGGGCCCTTGATTGCGGCCGATGAGGATGGTTTGTACTCATTCCTCGGCATCTCATCCTTTTCGGCGCCGCCCGCCTGCGGAAACCCTGACTTCCCCGACGTTTACATGCGCACCAGCAGCTTCCTCAGCTGGATCGCCCTCGTGCTGGCCCTGCCTGCGCCCCCCGACGAGTTCGAAAGCCCCTACGGACCCTACGATCCCTGA